A genomic window from Myxococcales bacterium includes:
- a CDS encoding pilus assembly protein, whose translation MKKSRKFSLRGAAMVEAAVVLPVMVSFLGLTMMMGNAYTVKLTQNQQARSMALDYASHQCQRQVIQYGNTSRSQGSAGVGGGVGAADSQSAEALANAPGQAKTSGFMAKTQVTYASTTVINPKPNTSTRGMGLSLKVNSLTSTAVCNETPEDGSFSGMFGYVKGKIAGAAN comes from the coding sequence ATGAAGAAGTCCCGCAAATTCTCCCTTCGGGGAGCGGCGATGGTGGAAGCGGCGGTGGTGCTGCCGGTGATGGTCTCCTTCCTCGGACTCACCATGATGATGGGCAACGCGTACACGGTGAAGCTCACGCAGAACCAGCAGGCGCGCTCCATGGCGCTCGACTACGCCTCTCACCAGTGCCAGCGGCAGGTGATTCAGTACGGAAACACGAGCCGCTCGCAGGGCTCCGCGGGGGTGGGAGGCGGCGTCGGCGCCGCCGACAGCCAGTCGGCCGAGGCCCTCGCGAACGCTCCAGGGCAGGCGAAGACCAGCGGCTTCATGGCGAAGACCCAGGTCACGTACGCCTCGACCACCGTCATCAATCCGAAGCCCAACACCTCCACCCGGGGGATGGGGCTCTCGCTCAAGGTCAACAGTCTCACGTCGACCGCCGTGTGCAACGAGACACCGGAAGACGGCAGCTTCAGCGGCATGTTCGGCTACGTTAAGGGTAAGATCGCTGGCGCGGCGAACTAG
- a CDS encoding pilus assembly protein translates to MKSLRSVFFNPAPHESGSADSGSSDSASAPASLLHDRRGAALVEFVIAVVPLLTTFFSFVQVAKIYTVNLGVQHAAITAARAAIVMVKKPTNPGEKGSNTDVKQAAGLALSPWITSGSVSNVSVSVQDGSSMSDVYGPVRVRVQATYSCTVPMGRLICPGSRKILTAEATMPNQGARYKVD, encoded by the coding sequence ATGAAGTCGCTCAGGTCGGTATTTTTTAATCCTGCGCCGCATGAGTCAGGCTCCGCCGACTCCGGCAGCTCCGACTCGGCTTCTGCGCCCGCGTCGCTCCTCCACGATCGTCGCGGAGCGGCCCTGGTCGAGTTCGTCATCGCCGTCGTGCCTTTGCTCACCACGTTCTTCTCCTTCGTACAGGTGGCGAAGATCTACACCGTCAACCTCGGCGTTCAGCACGCGGCGATCACCGCGGCGCGCGCGGCCATCGTGATGGTGAAGAAGCCCACCAACCCCGGCGAAAAGGGCAGCAACACCGACGTCAAGCAGGCCGCCGGCCTCGCGCTGAGCCCCTGGATCACGAGCGGCTCCGTCTCGAACGTCAGCGTCTCGGTCCAAGACGGTTCGAGCATGTCCGACGTCTACGGACCCGTTCGGGTGCGCGTGCAGGCGACCTACAGCTGCACGGTCCCCATGGGTCGACTCATCTGTCCCGGCTCTCGCAAGATCCTCACGGCCGAAGCGACGATGCCCAATCAAGGCGCAAGGTACAAGGTGGACTGA
- a CDS encoding prepilin peptidase, which yields MIPFLIAAVIVSGIAAVYDMKSGQIPNWVTLPALFLAPIAHFVAASAQGIASDEAAFEGGFSVAGACVTAVVPLVLYRQNAIGGGDLKLLAALGALCHPSLGLELEMYAFMAALVIAPARLAYDGKLFRTLKNTIYLMFNPVLPKEKRKAVEPEAMTWFRLGPCIFIGVAVTTAFHWGSK from the coding sequence ATGATTCCCTTTCTCATCGCAGCGGTCATCGTAAGTGGCATCGCTGCGGTGTACGACATGAAGTCGGGCCAGATACCCAATTGGGTGACGCTACCGGCGCTGTTTCTCGCCCCCATCGCCCACTTCGTCGCTGCCTCTGCGCAGGGCATAGCCTCGGACGAAGCTGCCTTTGAAGGCGGCTTCTCCGTCGCAGGGGCCTGTGTGACCGCGGTCGTCCCGCTGGTCCTCTATCGCCAGAACGCGATCGGCGGCGGCGACTTGAAGCTCCTCGCGGCGCTTGGCGCGCTCTGCCACCCGTCGCTCGGCCTCGAGCTCGAGATGTACGCCTTCATGGCGGCGCTCGTGATCGCGCCGGCGCGGCTCGCCTACGACGGCAAGCTCTTCAGGACACTGAAGAACACCATCTATCTGATGTTCAATCCCGTCTTGCCCAAAGAAAAGCGCAAGGCGGTCGAGCCCGAGGCCATGACGTGGTTTCGCCTGGGGCCGTGTATTTTTATCGGCGTCGCCGTGACCACCGCCTTCCATTGGGGGTCGAAATGA
- a CDS encoding serine/threonine protein kinase, which translates to MTEPTLGKYRLLGELGRGGMATVYLAAAEGPSRFTKLVVVKQLKAELAEEYEFREMFLDEARLAARLNHPNIVQTYEVMDGDGKYMLVMEYLEGQPLSNVRSRLIRKGALSVDSHVRVLAEVLEGLHAAHEAVDWDGTPLNVVHRDVSPHNVFVTFDGQVKVVDFGVAKAATSSQKTQTGVIKGKISYMAPEQALGRKVDRRADIFAVGIMLWEAVAGRRMWKDLPDAGIIHYLAMGELPKLTEFAPDAPPALVEVCARALAPKPDDRFSTAAAMRAPIDAYLATLDPPPQLRPVGTAVAEHFAEERARIRAVIERQLSRGPLMVTGELAPLDLPQLPTADASLPTGGPQPSLVASAAAPVVGVTLAGQERSSTPGTGLSMASATGPEVHGAPPPSRNIALVISTSATALGLLSLAIVLVWRATQATAPAPPPAATLVSPPSATALPVALASAPSASALASASAAPTASASPTKGAHTNAAGHPKAAPSSPVPAVKPPATGDIILQR; encoded by the coding sequence ATGACGGAGCCTACCCTTGGAAAATACCGCCTCCTGGGGGAGCTTGGGCGGGGAGGCATGGCGACGGTCTACCTCGCCGCCGCCGAGGGGCCGAGCCGCTTCACCAAGCTCGTCGTCGTCAAGCAGCTGAAGGCAGAGCTCGCGGAGGAGTACGAGTTTCGCGAGATGTTCCTCGACGAGGCGCGGCTCGCGGCGCGCCTAAACCACCCGAACATCGTCCAGACCTACGAGGTCATGGACGGCGACGGGAAGTACATGCTGGTCATGGAGTACCTGGAGGGGCAGCCCCTCTCCAACGTGCGCTCCCGCCTCATTCGCAAAGGAGCGCTCTCGGTCGACTCTCACGTCCGTGTCCTCGCCGAGGTGCTCGAGGGCCTCCACGCCGCGCACGAGGCGGTCGACTGGGACGGGACGCCGCTCAACGTCGTGCATCGCGACGTGAGCCCGCACAACGTCTTCGTCACCTTCGACGGCCAGGTGAAGGTCGTCGACTTCGGCGTCGCGAAGGCGGCGACGTCGTCGCAGAAGACGCAAACCGGCGTCATCAAAGGAAAAATTTCCTATATGGCGCCCGAGCAGGCGCTGGGCCGTAAGGTGGATCGCCGCGCGGACATCTTCGCCGTGGGCATCATGCTGTGGGAGGCCGTCGCGGGCCGACGCATGTGGAAGGATCTCCCGGACGCAGGGATCATCCACTACCTCGCGATGGGCGAGCTGCCGAAGCTCACCGAGTTCGCCCCAGACGCGCCACCGGCGCTGGTTGAGGTGTGCGCTCGCGCGCTCGCGCCCAAGCCGGACGACCGGTTCTCCACCGCGGCCGCGATGCGCGCCCCGATCGACGCGTACTTGGCGACGCTCGACCCGCCCCCGCAGCTTCGCCCAGTGGGCACGGCGGTCGCCGAGCACTTCGCGGAGGAGCGCGCGCGTATCCGCGCCGTCATCGAGCGACAGCTCTCGAGGGGCCCGCTCATGGTCACGGGCGAGCTCGCCCCGCTCGACCTCCCGCAGTTGCCCACCGCCGACGCGTCGCTTCCCACGGGCGGGCCGCAGCCTAGCCTGGTGGCCTCCGCCGCCGCCCCTGTCGTGGGCGTGACGCTCGCCGGCCAGGAGCGCAGCTCGACCCCTGGCACCGGGCTCTCGATGGCCTCCGCGACCGGCCCCGAGGTCCACGGCGCCCCGCCACCGAGCCGCAACATCGCCCTCGTGATCTCGACCAGCGCCACGGCGCTCGGGCTGCTTTCGCTCGCGATCGTCCTCGTCTGGCGTGCGACGCAGGCCACCGCGCCCGCCCCGCCGCCGGCGGCCACCCTCGTGAGCCCGCCGAGCGCGACTGCCCTGCCGGTCGCCTTGGCGTCCGCACCGTCCGCGAGCGCCCTCGCCTCGGCGAGCGCCGCGCCCACCGCATCCGCGTCGCCTACCAAGGGCGCTCACACGAACGCGGCGGGGCACCCCAAGGCGGCGCCGTCCTCGCCGGTGCCCGCCGTGAAGCCGCCCGCGACCGGGGACATCATCCTCCAGCGGTGA
- a CDS encoding enoyl-CoA hydratase/isomerase family protein, whose product MADESFPVEVDQRGTVAVFTITRPERMNSLSRGTLRALGKLTREAIANPSVRAIVLTGAGQKAFCAGADLKERQGMSENDVRLQVELYREELGVLDRSPKPVVAAINGVAFGGGLELALMCDLRVAAPHAVLALPETTLGIIPGAGGTQRLPRVVGEARAKEMILLGRRVEAPEALAWGLVNRVSPAATDVVDDTVAWLHPIAEGAPIAQAAALEAIDRSFDTTLALGLELEKVSYDKVLVSADRREALEAFAAKRPPRFEGR is encoded by the coding sequence ATGGCAGACGAGAGCTTCCCCGTCGAGGTCGACCAGCGCGGCACCGTCGCGGTCTTCACGATCACGCGCCCCGAGCGCATGAACAGCCTATCCCGAGGCACCCTCCGCGCCCTCGGCAAGCTCACACGCGAGGCGATCGCCAACCCGTCGGTGCGCGCGATCGTCCTGACGGGCGCCGGCCAGAAGGCCTTCTGCGCGGGCGCCGACCTAAAAGAGCGGCAGGGCATGTCGGAGAACGACGTGCGCCTCCAGGTCGAGCTCTATCGCGAAGAGCTCGGCGTGCTCGATCGCTCGCCGAAGCCGGTCGTCGCCGCGATCAACGGCGTGGCCTTCGGCGGCGGCCTCGAGCTCGCGCTCATGTGCGATCTCCGCGTCGCCGCGCCTCACGCGGTGCTCGCGCTCCCCGAGACCACCCTCGGCATCATCCCGGGTGCCGGTGGCACGCAGCGCCTCCCGCGCGTGGTGGGCGAGGCGCGGGCGAAAGAAATGATCCTCCTCGGCCGCCGCGTCGAGGCGCCCGAGGCGCTCGCGTGGGGCCTCGTGAACCGCGTCTCTCCCGCGGCCACCGACGTGGTCGACGACACCGTCGCGTGGCTCCACCCCATCGCCGAGGGCGCGCCCATCGCGCAAGCGGCCGCGCTCGAAGCGATCGATCGCTCGTTCGACACCACGCTCGCGTTGGGGCTCGAGCTCGAGAAGGTGAGCTACGACAAGGTGCTCGTGAGCGCCGATCGCCGCGAGGCGCTCGAGGCCTTCGCGGCCAAGCGCCCGCCCCGCTTCGAAGGCCGGTAG
- a CDS encoding HEAT repeat domain-containing protein has translation MGEHRLHARCRCLSGGTEHTEQRSQAAQGRPFAFAFATSPRNFERDRPFVIEHLALDLGLSFEKHEVAGTATLHVRRVSPTASAITLDAVGFTLSAVEVGGARADFIYDGCALRVELGDLEEAIVRVVYTCTPRRGLYFIEPDEHRPHLPRQAWTQCQEEDARHFFPSHDKPHVKMTTELSVVVPPGYTALSNGHLAAREPRPDGVLFHWKMSEPHPSYLLTLVVGELEVLEDDGPAPLTYYVPPGRAADARRTFAQTAEMMRFFGHRFASPYPWSKYAQAVVSDFFFGGMENTTATTLYEHVLLDERAALDGTSDDLIAHELAHQWFGDLVTCRDWSEAWLNEGFATFCEHLFREHRLGLDEYEYGLKTDLANYVAEARGRYRRPLVCLDYDAPLDLFDRHLYEKGGLVLHVLRRTVGDDGFFAGVAHYLRAHAKGLVETRDLQRALERVSGRSLGRAFEELVHRAGHVELEVSFAWDEGILLVTVKQGQAATDGVPSVFHAPLVLDCATATERGRPVVKRLEVELTQRHQVFALPSPRRPRFVVVDPDLRVLGEVSVRGPLDMLREQLAHAPTARGRWLAAGSLSRVDDPPTRAALAARLHDEHEFWGVRAECATALGRSRAPDAFEALERALGVTSPKVRRAVAEALGASRTAAAATLLAHVARSDASYFVSAEAARSLGKTRQGGALDDLVELLDRPSWAEVVRTGAIDGLASLRDPRALPHLRAKTRYGQAPRARRAAALAIGRLSEARDDRELLEELLDDRDPLLRQDVARALQLMGDPRARGALRAREGVEDDVRVRRRLREVLRDLTGDRKAGAHEAEAELEKLRAHAHDLETRLRKLEARVGPERPTKLRAAKPTRDSAKATKATKATKATKATKATKATKATKAKAPALPPREPRTK, from the coding sequence ATGGGAGAGCACCGCCTCCACGCCCGCTGCCGGTGCCTCTCCGGGGGCACCGAACACACGGAGCAGCGGAGCCAAGCCGCGCAAGGCCGCCCGTTCGCGTTCGCGTTCGCGACGAGCCCTCGCAACTTCGAGCGTGATCGCCCCTTCGTCATCGAGCACCTCGCGCTCGACCTCGGCCTCTCGTTCGAGAAACACGAGGTCGCTGGCACGGCGACGCTGCACGTCCGCCGGGTGAGCCCGACGGCGTCGGCGATCACCCTCGACGCCGTGGGCTTCACGCTCTCGGCGGTCGAGGTGGGAGGCGCCCGCGCCGACTTCATCTACGACGGCTGCGCGCTCCGGGTGGAGCTGGGCGACCTCGAAGAGGCCATCGTGCGCGTCGTGTACACCTGCACGCCGCGCCGCGGGCTCTACTTCATCGAGCCCGACGAGCACCGCCCGCACCTGCCACGCCAGGCGTGGACTCAGTGCCAAGAGGAGGACGCGCGGCACTTCTTCCCCTCCCACGACAAGCCCCACGTGAAGATGACCACCGAGCTGTCGGTGGTCGTCCCGCCGGGCTACACGGCGCTCTCGAACGGGCACCTCGCGGCGCGCGAGCCGCGCCCCGACGGCGTCCTCTTCCATTGGAAGATGAGCGAGCCTCACCCGAGCTACCTGCTCACGCTGGTGGTCGGCGAGCTCGAGGTGCTCGAGGACGACGGCCCCGCGCCCCTCACGTATTACGTGCCGCCGGGGCGCGCCGCCGACGCCCGCCGTACGTTCGCGCAAACCGCGGAAATGATGCGTTTCTTTGGCCATCGTTTCGCGTCGCCGTATCCCTGGAGCAAGTACGCGCAGGCGGTCGTCTCCGACTTCTTCTTCGGGGGAATGGAGAACACCACCGCGACGACGCTCTACGAGCACGTGCTGCTCGACGAGCGCGCCGCGCTCGACGGCACGAGCGACGACCTCATCGCGCACGAGCTCGCCCACCAGTGGTTCGGCGATCTGGTCACGTGCCGCGACTGGTCGGAGGCGTGGCTCAACGAAGGCTTCGCGACGTTCTGCGAGCACCTCTTCCGCGAGCACCGCCTCGGGCTCGACGAGTACGAGTACGGGCTCAAGACCGACCTCGCCAACTACGTGGCGGAGGCGCGCGGCCGCTACCGCCGCCCCCTGGTCTGCCTCGACTACGACGCCCCGCTCGATCTGTTCGACCGCCACCTCTACGAGAAGGGCGGGCTCGTGCTCCACGTGCTGCGCCGCACCGTCGGGGACGACGGCTTCTTCGCCGGCGTCGCGCACTACCTTCGCGCGCACGCGAAGGGCCTCGTCGAGACGCGCGATCTCCAGCGCGCTCTCGAGCGCGTGTCGGGTCGCAGCCTCGGGCGCGCCTTCGAGGAGCTCGTGCACCGGGCCGGTCACGTCGAGCTCGAGGTGTCGTTCGCGTGGGACGAGGGCATCTTGCTCGTCACGGTCAAGCAGGGGCAGGCGGCGACCGACGGAGTGCCCTCCGTCTTCCACGCGCCGCTCGTGCTCGACTGCGCGACCGCGACCGAGCGCGGTCGCCCGGTGGTGAAGCGCCTCGAAGTCGAGCTCACGCAGCGCCACCAGGTGTTCGCGCTCCCTTCGCCGCGTCGCCCTCGCTTCGTCGTCGTCGATCCCGACCTGCGGGTGCTCGGCGAGGTGAGCGTCCGCGGTCCGCTCGACATGCTCCGCGAGCAGCTCGCCCACGCGCCCACGGCGCGGGGTCGGTGGCTCGCCGCGGGCAGCCTCTCCCGGGTCGACGACCCCCCCACGCGAGCCGCGCTCGCGGCGCGCCTCCACGACGAGCACGAGTTCTGGGGTGTCCGCGCCGAGTGCGCCACGGCGCTCGGCCGCTCACGCGCGCCGGACGCGTTCGAGGCCCTCGAGCGCGCGCTCGGCGTGACCTCGCCGAAGGTCCGCCGTGCCGTCGCAGAGGCGCTGGGCGCGAGCCGCACCGCGGCGGCGGCGACGCTCCTCGCCCACGTCGCGCGCTCCGACGCGAGCTACTTCGTCAGCGCGGAAGCAGCGCGCTCGCTCGGCAAGACGCGCCAAGGCGGCGCCCTCGACGACCTCGTAGAGCTCCTCGATCGCCCCTCGTGGGCCGAGGTTGTGCGGACCGGCGCGATCGACGGGCTCGCGTCGCTGCGCGATCCGCGCGCGTTGCCCCACCTCCGCGCCAAGACCCGCTACGGGCAGGCGCCGAGGGCGCGCCGAGCCGCCGCGCTCGCGATCGGTAGGCTCTCCGAGGCGCGCGACGATCGCGAGCTGCTCGAGGAGCTGCTCGACGATCGCGACCCGCTGCTGCGCCAAGACGTCGCGCGCGCCCTCCAGCTCATGGGCGATCCGCGCGCGCGAGGCGCCCTCCGTGCCCGCGAGGGCGTCGAAGACGACGTGCGTGTGCGCCGCCGTCTCCGCGAGGTCCTCCGCGACCTCACGGGCGACCGCAAAGCGGGCGCACACGAAGCTGAGGCGGAGCTCGAGAAGCTCCGCGCCCACGCGCACGACCTCGAGACACGCCTCCGGAAGCTCGAGGCGCGCGTCGGGCCCGAGCGCCCCACGAAGCTCCGCGCAGCGAAGCCGACCCGCGACTCAGCCAAGGCCACCAAGGCCACCAAGGCCACCAAGGCCACCAAGGCCACCAAGGCCACCAAGGCCACCAAGGCCACCAAGGCAAAGGCGCCCGCCCTCCCGCCGCGCGAGCCACGCACGAAGTAG
- a CDS encoding TonB-dependent receptor translates to MFRKAPRVLRLGLTALSLVGLFGVSAVAYADDVADEADFQFRLAAKRYEVGDFNGALEHFLASNRLVPNKNVLFNIARTYEQLKQPADAYRYYQRALDGEPDPAIRTRIGDAIARIRPLVAVVRVESTPPGATLFIDRKDLGARGQTPMVLALPAGRYTFLGERAAHEPGKVEGVELKLGTDTTVRIPLAPIFGTLRVEGDPTGAEVRLAPEDAKPLCVIPCTERLPMGRRTLYVTKNGFQGVEVAAEIAANATTVVRPRLAAVFGTLLVSADVREALVTVDGNASGFTPAVLSITEGEHEVRVEKGGYRAVVRKVRVRKQTQAKVEAELLELDEVAAASRSLESVEDAPASVTIITGAELRAMGYPTISEAVRGVRGMYLSDDRNYEAVGVRGFSRPGDYGNRILVTIDGQSTNDNYAGSSLVGFHARVDLDDIDRIEVVRGPGSVLYGTGAFFGVINLVTRSRQVRTHGEVAGGTALDGVGRARATGVLRLGEDGGVWTSLAIARSGGRDFYFPEYRNDPRATDPELGADGLPSDGNVRNADGFSAGSIGGRAWWRFITVQWMLSHRTKSIPTGAYESVLGDPRSKVRDTRGLVELRVEPNLGKRVESLSRVHLNLYNYYGTYGSDPRPSLETEVFYGKWIGGEQRLVLKPADSLRITVGAELIGHLQARQFAADASQVYTNRNDPYMNAAGYLVGDITPVKAVKISAGARVDYYSNVAFDPLGATNPRLALIFDTWKGGKIKLLGGKAFRSPSVYELFSNGSDRAAAADLKPEQVTSGEVEVSQRISPTLVALLAGYTNYVSGLIELKEISAGKLRYENSDSPVLVAGGEAELRREWRQGFMASATVSVQKARYLDAPTLRQVPNSPVVLGSVKGAAPIVGRSLMAMMRVSVEGPRFDSDNEVTDPPQGSSRAGIVGDLVFSGEIERLNARYAVGAYNLADSRYESIPSREFRQRTILQNGRSFLANVSVSF, encoded by the coding sequence ATGTTCCGCAAGGCTCCGCGCGTTCTCCGCCTCGGACTGACAGCCCTCTCACTGGTGGGCCTCTTCGGCGTGTCCGCCGTGGCCTACGCCGACGACGTCGCCGACGAGGCGGACTTCCAGTTTCGGCTCGCAGCGAAGCGCTACGAGGTCGGCGACTTCAACGGCGCGCTCGAGCATTTTCTGGCCTCCAACAGGCTCGTTCCCAACAAGAACGTGCTCTTCAACATCGCGCGGACCTACGAGCAGCTGAAGCAGCCGGCGGACGCGTACCGCTACTACCAGCGCGCGCTGGACGGAGAGCCCGACCCCGCGATCCGGACTCGCATCGGCGACGCCATCGCGCGCATCAGGCCGCTCGTCGCGGTCGTCCGCGTGGAGTCGACCCCGCCAGGCGCGACGCTCTTCATCGACCGCAAGGACCTCGGAGCGCGCGGGCAGACGCCCATGGTCCTCGCGCTGCCTGCCGGCCGCTACACCTTCCTCGGCGAGCGAGCGGCCCACGAGCCCGGCAAGGTCGAGGGGGTCGAGCTGAAGCTCGGCACCGACACGACCGTTCGAATCCCGCTCGCGCCAATCTTCGGGACTCTTCGGGTCGAGGGCGACCCGACCGGCGCGGAAGTTCGGCTCGCTCCGGAGGACGCGAAGCCGCTCTGCGTGATCCCGTGCACGGAGCGCCTGCCGATGGGCCGCCGGACGCTGTACGTCACGAAGAACGGATTTCAGGGAGTCGAGGTGGCGGCCGAGATCGCCGCGAACGCGACCACCGTCGTGCGTCCGCGCCTCGCCGCCGTGTTCGGCACGCTCCTCGTGTCCGCTGACGTCCGCGAAGCGCTGGTGACGGTCGACGGCAACGCGAGCGGATTCACCCCCGCCGTGCTGTCGATCACCGAAGGTGAACATGAGGTGCGCGTCGAGAAGGGCGGCTACCGCGCCGTGGTCCGCAAGGTCAGGGTGCGGAAGCAGACTCAGGCCAAGGTGGAGGCCGAGCTGCTCGAGCTCGACGAGGTCGCCGCGGCTTCGCGCTCGCTCGAGTCGGTGGAGGACGCGCCCGCGTCGGTCACCATCATCACCGGCGCCGAGCTCCGCGCGATGGGCTACCCCACCATCTCGGAGGCCGTGCGTGGTGTGCGCGGCATGTACCTGAGCGACGATCGAAACTACGAAGCGGTCGGCGTGCGTGGCTTCTCGAGGCCCGGCGACTATGGCAATCGCATCCTGGTGACGATCGACGGGCAGTCCACGAACGACAACTACGCCGGCTCGTCCCTGGTGGGGTTCCACGCCCGTGTGGACCTCGACGACATCGACCGCATCGAGGTGGTCCGAGGCCCGGGGTCCGTCCTCTACGGTACCGGTGCGTTCTTCGGTGTCATCAACCTCGTCACTCGCAGCCGTCAGGTGCGCACGCACGGAGAGGTCGCCGGAGGCACCGCGCTCGACGGCGTCGGTCGTGCGCGCGCGACCGGGGTTCTGCGGCTAGGCGAAGACGGGGGCGTGTGGACCTCCCTCGCGATCGCCCGGAGCGGCGGCCGGGACTTCTACTTCCCCGAGTACCGGAACGACCCCCGCGCGACGGACCCCGAGCTCGGGGCCGACGGCCTCCCGTCCGACGGCAACGTCCGCAACGCGGATGGCTTCAGCGCCGGCTCGATCGGGGGGCGTGCCTGGTGGCGCTTCATCACGGTGCAGTGGATGCTGTCGCATCGGACCAAGAGCATCCCCACCGGCGCGTACGAGTCGGTCCTCGGCGACCCGCGCAGCAAGGTCCGCGACACACGCGGGCTCGTCGAGCTGCGCGTCGAGCCCAACCTCGGCAAGCGCGTGGAGAGCCTCTCGCGCGTGCACCTGAACCTCTACAACTACTACGGCACCTACGGGTCTGATCCGCGCCCGAGCCTCGAGACCGAGGTGTTCTACGGGAAGTGGATCGGCGGCGAGCAGCGCCTCGTCCTGAAGCCCGCCGACTCCCTGCGCATCACCGTCGGCGCCGAGCTCATCGGGCACCTCCAGGCGAGGCAGTTCGCGGCCGACGCGTCGCAGGTCTACACGAACCGCAACGACCCCTACATGAACGCCGCCGGCTACCTGGTCGGCGACATCACGCCCGTGAAGGCCGTGAAGATTTCCGCGGGCGCCCGCGTCGACTACTACTCGAACGTCGCCTTCGATCCGCTCGGCGCGACGAACCCGCGCCTCGCGCTGATCTTCGACACGTGGAAGGGCGGAAAGATCAAGCTGCTCGGCGGCAAGGCGTTCCGCTCGCCGAGCGTCTACGAGCTCTTCTCGAACGGCTCCGATCGGGCCGCCGCCGCGGACCTGAAGCCCGAGCAGGTCACCTCGGGCGAGGTCGAGGTGTCGCAGCGAATTTCGCCGACGCTCGTCGCGCTCCTTGCAGGATACACGAACTACGTCAGCGGCCTGATCGAGCTGAAGGAGATCTCGGCGGGCAAGCTCCGCTACGAGAACAGCGACTCGCCCGTCCTCGTCGCGGGTGGCGAGGCGGAGCTGCGACGCGAGTGGCGTCAGGGCTTCATGGCCAGCGCCACCGTCTCGGTGCAGAAGGCGCGGTACCTCGACGCTCCAACGCTCCGCCAGGTCCCCAACTCGCCGGTGGTGCTCGGCTCGGTGAAGGGCGCGGCGCCGATCGTGGGGAGATCGCTGATGGCCATGATGCGCGTCTCGGTCGAGGGGCCGCGCTTCGACTCGGACAACGAAGTGACCGACCCGCCCCAGGGCTCGTCGCGCGCGGGCATCGTCGGCGACCTCGTGTTCTCCGGCGAGATCGAGCGCCTGAACGCTCGGTACGCCGTGGGCGCGTACAACCTCGCGGATTCCCGCTACGAATCGATTCCGAGCCGCGAGTTCCGCCAGCGCACGATCCTGCAGAACGGGCGCAGCTTCCTCGCGAACGTGAGCGTGAGCTTCTGA